The Oncorhynchus nerka isolate Pitt River linkage group LG9a, Oner_Uvic_2.0, whole genome shotgun sequence genome has a segment encoding these proteins:
- the LOC115134734 gene encoding zona pellucida sperm-binding protein 4-like, translating to MALQWSVVCLVAVAMLGCLCDAQLERLFQPLPQKPAQPLRQWPAQPLPQKPAQPLRQWPAQPLPQKPAQPFPQKPAQPFPQRPAQTLPQRPAQPFVQKPAQNIPQHIPTQTCEVVDKDKVLCGLSGINAAQCQAISCCFDGRMCFYGKTVTVQCTKDGQFVVVVSRDATLPKLELDSIRLLGANGAHCTPVGTTSAFAIYQFKVTECGTVLTEEPDTIVYENRMYSSYVVGNGPFGDITRDSHYDLLFQCRYTGTSVETLIIEVRTYPNPNPVVSVDAVLHVELRLANGRCFSKGCDEMQEAYTSYYTVADYPVTKVLRDPVYAEVRILGMTDPNVVLILEQCWANTYPTGEGLPRWDLLVNGCPYQDDRYLTVPIRSDSSYFPPGEFFSHYKRFLFKMFTFVDPTSMVPLQENVYIHCSATVCHALAGSCEQRCNRQRRDLSAQGQKKTKGDVVVSSQKVIMIDPRFYA from the exons ATGGCCTTGCAGTGGAGTGTTGTTTGTCTCGTAGCAGTGGCCATGCTTGGCTGTCTGTGTGACGCTCAATTGGAGAGGCTTTTCCAACCCCTTCCTCAGAAGCCTGCCCAACCTCTTCGTCAGTGGCCTGCCCAACCCCTTCCTCAGAAGCCTGCCCAACCCCTTCGTCAGTGGCCTGCCCAACCCCTTCCTCAGAAGCCTGCCCAACCCTTTCCTCAGAAGCCTGCCCAACCCTTTCCTCAGAGGCCTGCCCAAACCCTTCCTCAGAGACCTGCTCAACCCTTTGTTCAGAAGCCTGCCCAAAacatacctcaacacataccaacacagaCCTGTGAGGTTGTGGACAAGGACAAGGTGTTGTGTGGACTTTCTGGCATCAATGCTGCCCAATGCCAGGCCATCAGCTGCTGTTTTGATGGACGGATGTGCTTCTACGGGAAAACAG TGACTGTCCAGTGTACCAAGGATGGCCAGTTTGTGGTGGTGGTTTCCAGAGATGCCACTCTGCCCAAACTTGAGCTAGATTCCATCCGCCTGCTAGGGGCAAACGGAGCCCACTGCACCCCTGTCGGCACTACATCTGCCTTTGCCATCTACCAGTTCAAAGTTACTGAATGTGGAACTGTGCTGACG GAGGAACCTGATACTATTGTCTATGAGAACAGGATGTATTCTTCATATGTAGTGGGGAATGGACCCTTCGGCGACATTACCAGGGACAGCCACTATGA CCTGCTCTTCCAGTGTCGGTATACTGGGACTTCCGTTGAGACACTGATTATCGAGGTGAGAACGTATCCAAACCCCAACCCAGTGGTCAGTGTTGATGCAGTTCTCCACGTGGAGCTCCGACTGGCCAATGGACGTTGTTTCTCCAAGGGATGTGATGAAA TGCAAGAAGCATACACCTCTTACTACACGGTGGCAGACTACCCTGTCACCAAGGTCCTCAGGGATCCTGTGTACGCTGAGGTTCGCATCCTGGGGATGACAGATCCCAATGTTGTCCTGATACTGGAGCAGTGCTGGGCCAACACATACCCCACAGGTGAAGGTCTGCCCCGGTGGGACCTTCTAGTTAATGG GTGTCCCTACCAGGATGACCGTTACCTGACCGTGCCCATCCGCTCGGACAGCTCCTATTTCCCTCCGGGAGAATTCTTCTCCCACTACAAGCGCTTCCTCTTCAAGATGTTCACCTTTGTAGATCCGACATCTATGGTCCCCCTGCAGGAGAAC GTGTACATCCACTGTAGTGCAACAGTGTGCCACGCTCTAGCAGGCTCCTGTGAACAAAGGTGCAACAGGCAAA GGAGAGATCTTTCTGCTCAAGGCCAAAAGAAGACTAAAGGAGATGTTGTGGTTTCCAGTCAAAAAGTCATCATGATTGACCCACGTTTTTATGCTTAA